The following coding sequences are from one Culex quinquefasciatus strain JHB chromosome 1, VPISU_Cqui_1.0_pri_paternal, whole genome shotgun sequence window:
- the LOC6052953 gene encoding ubiquitin-conjugating enzyme E2-17 kDa: protein MALKRINKELQDLGRDPPAQCSAGPVGDDLFHWQATIMGPPDSPYQGGVFFLTIHFPTDYPFKPPKVAFTTRIYHPNINSNGSICLDILRSQWSPALTISKVLLSICSLLCDPNPDDPLVPEIARIYKTDREKYNELAREWTRKYAM from the exons GAACTACAAGACCTGGGGAGAGATCCACCCGCACAGTGCAGTGCCGGCCCAGTTGGAGATGACC TCTTTCACTGGCAGGCAACAATTATGGGACCG CCCGACAGTCCGTACCAAGGAGGTGTATTCTTCTTAACCATACATTTCCCTACAGATTACCCATTCAAACCACCCAAAGTGGCTTTTACAACGCGCATATATCACCCTAACATAAATAGTAATGGTTCGATTTGCCTCGACATCTTACGATCTCAATGGTCACCCGCATTAACTATATCGAAAG TGTTGTTATCAATTTGCTCTCTGCTATGTGATCCCAATCCAGACGATCCGCTCGTACCAGAGATCGCTAGAATATACAAAACCGATCGAGAAAAATACAATGAGCTTGCGCGGGAGTGGACAAGAAAGTATGCTATGTGA
- the LOC119770437 gene encoding uncharacterized protein LOC119770437 isoform X3: protein MISLRLELRRHSAKSPTVVGQQERSPFPASETVPSTSSCASKPPKSPQLPVHHHPARGPSRRQNWSVVGSLANRKLAKFLARLLGLIRSGTRFRNTTKSINRI from the exons ATGATCTCCTTGAGGTTGGAGTTGCGCAGACATTCGGCGAAATCGCCTACAGTTGTAGGGCAGCAGGAACGTTCAC CGTTTCCTGCGTCGGAGACAGTCCCAAGTACTTCATCGTGCGCTTCAAAGCCTCCAAAAAGTCCACAGTTACCTGTTCATCATCATCCGGCTCGTGGTCCCAGCCGCCGCCAGAACTGGTCAGTAGTGGGCAGCTTGGCCAACCGGAAGTTGGCGAAATTCTTGGCGCGATTATTGGGATTGATTAGAT CGGGAACCAGATTTCGCAACACCACCAAGTCGATCAACCGCATTTAA
- the LOC119770437 gene encoding uncharacterized protein LOC119770437 isoform X2, translating to MRLYEVIVKALLRSDSGENDLLEVGVAQTFGEIAYSCRAAGTFTVSCVGDSPKYFIVRFKASKKSTVTCSSSSGSWSQPPPELVSSGQLGQPEVGEILGAIIGID from the exons ATGCGTTTGTACGAGGTAATCGTTAAAGCTCTCCTTCGGAGCGATTCCGGTGAAAATGATCTCCTTGAGGTTGGAGTTGCGCAGACATTCGGCGAAATCGCCTACAGTTGTAGGGCAGCAGGAACGTTCAC CGTTTCCTGCGTCGGAGACAGTCCCAAGTACTTCATCGTGCGCTTCAAAGCCTCCAAAAAGTCCACAGTTACCTGTTCATCATCATCCGGCTCGTGGTCCCAGCCGCCGCCAGAACTGGTCAGTAGTGGGCAGCTTGGCCAACCGGAAGTTGGCGAAATTCTTGGCGCGATTATTGGGATTGATTAG